From the genome of Orcinus orca chromosome 5, mOrcOrc1.1, whole genome shotgun sequence, one region includes:
- the EIF4G1 gene encoding eukaryotic translation initiation factor 4 gamma 1 isoform X13, whose product MNQPPQIAPKRERKTIRIRDPNQGGKDITEEIMSGARTASTPTPPQTGGGLEPQANGETPQVAVVVRPDDRSQGAIIGERPGLPGPEHSPSESQPSSPSPTPSPPPVLEPGSEPNLTVLPIPGDTMTTGMIQTSVEESTPMPPETGEPYCLSPEPTPLAEPILEVEVTLSKPVPESEFSSSPLQVPTPLASHKVEILPEPNGTVLSENLEPELESSPELAPLPPPACPFESPMPIAPTAQPEELLNGAPSPPAVDLSPVSEPEEQAKEATASVAPPTILSATPAVAPPAASPAQEEDMEEEEEEEEEGEAEGEKGGEEPLPLESTPVPAHLSQNLEVASATQVAVSVPKRRRKIKELNKKEAVGDLLDAFKEVNPGIPEVENQPPVGNNPSPEPEGSSVPPRPEEADETWDSKEDKIQNAENIQPGEQKYEYKSDQWKPLNLEEKKRYDREFLLGFQFIFASMQKPEGLPHISDVVLDKANKTPLRPLDPARLPGINCGPDFTPSFANLGRPALSSRGPPRGGPGGELPRGPQAGLGPRRSQQGPRKEPRKIIATVSMTEDIKLNKAEKAWKPSSKRTVTDKDRGEEDTDGSKTQDLFRRVRSILNKLTPQMFQQLMKQVTQLAIDTEERLKGVIDLIFEKAISEPNFSVAYANMCRCLMALKVPTTEKPTVTVNFRKLLLNRCQKEFEKDKDDDEVFEKKQKEMDEAATAEERGRLKEELEEARDIARRRSLGNIKFIGELFKLKMLTEAIMHDCVVKLLKNHDEESLECLCRLLTTIGKDLDFEKAKPRMDQYFNQMEKIIKEKKTSSRIRFMLQDVLDLRRSNWVPRRGDQGPKTIDQIHKEAEMEEHREHIKVQQLMAKGGDKRRGGPPGPPISRGLPLVDDGGWNTVPISKGSRPIDTSRLTKITKPGSIDSNNQLFAPGGRLSWGKGSSGGSGAKPSDAASEAARPATSTLNRFSALQQAVPTESTDNRRVVQRSSLSRERGEKAGDRGDRLERSERGGDRGDRLDRARTPATKRSFSKEVEERSRERPSQPEGLRKAASLTEDRDRGRDAVKREAALPPASPPKAALSEEELEKKSRAIIEEYLHLNDMKEAVQCVQELASPSLLFIFVRHGIESTLERSAIAREHMGRLLHQLLCAGHLSTAQYYQGLYEILELAEDMEIDIPHVWLYLAELVTPILHEGGVPMGELFREITKPLRPLGKAASLLLEILGLLCKSMGPKKVGTLWREAGLSWKEFLPEGQDVGAFVTAQKVEYTLGEESEAPGQRLLSSDELSKQLEKLLKEGSTNQRVFDWIEANVNEQQVASNTLVRALMTTVCYSAIISETPLRVDVAVLKARAKLLQKYLCDEQKELQALYALQALVVTLEQPPNLLRMFFDALYDEDVVKEDAFYSWESSKDPAEQQGKGVALKSVTAFFKWLREAEEEESDHN is encoded by the exons ATGAACCAGCCACCCCAGATTGCTCCCAAGAGGGAGCGGAAGACG atccGAATTCGAGACCCAAACCAAGGAGGGAAGGATATCACGGAGGAGATCATGTCTGGGGCCCGCACTGCCTccacacccacccctccccag ACGGGAGGTGGTCTGGAGCCTCAGGCTAATGGGGAGACACCCCAGGTTGCTGTTGTTGTCCGGCCAG ATGACCGGTCGCAGGGAGCAATCATTGGGGAGCGGCCAGGGCtgcctggcccagagcacagCCCTTCAGAATCCCAGCCTTCATCACCTTCTCCGACCCCATCACCACCCCCAGTCTTGGAACCGGGGTCTGAGCCTAATCTCACAGTCCTCCCTATTCCTGGGGACACTATGACAACGGGGATGATACAAACATCTGTAGAAGAATCAACCCCCATGCCCCCTGAAACTGGGGAGCCATATTGCCTCTCTCCAGAACCCACTCCCCTCGCTGAACCCATACTGGAAGTAGAAGTGACACTTAGCAAACCAGTTCCAGAATCTGAGTTCTCTTCCAGTCCTCTCCAGGTTCCCACCCCCCTGGCATCTCACAAGGTGGAAATTCTTCCTGAGCCTAATGGCACAGTCCTATCTGAGAATTTGGAACCAGAGTTGGAGTCGAGCCCGGAGcttgcccctctccctcccccggcTTGTCCCTTTGAATCCCCCATGCCCATTGCTCCAACTGCCCAACCTGAGGAGCTGCTCAACGGAGCCCCCTCGCCACCAGCTGTGGACTTAAGCCCCGTCAGTGAACCAGAGGAGCAGGCCAAGGAGGCTACAGCATCGGTGGCTCCCCCCACCATCCTTTCTGCCACTCCAGCTGTGGCTCCTCCAGCTGCTTCCCCTGCTCAGGAGGAGGacatggaggaagaggaagaagaggaagaggaaggagaagctgagggtgagaagggaggagaggaaccGCTCCCCCTAGAGAGCACCCCTGTCCCAGCCCACCTGTCCCAGAATTTGGAGGTGGCATCAGCCACCCAAG TGGCAGTATCTGTGCCAAAGAGGAGACGGAAAATTAAGGAGCTCAATAAGAAGGAGGCTGTAGGAGACCTTCTAGATGCCTTCAAGGAG GTGAACCCAGGAATACCAGAGGTAGAAAATCAGCCTCCTGTAGGCAACAATCCCAGCCCAGAGCCTGAGGGCAGCAGTGTGCCCCCGCGACCTGAGGAAGCAGACGAGACCTGGGACTCAAAGGAAGACAAGATTCAAAATGCTGAGAACATCCAGCCGGGGGAACAGAAGTATGAATATAAGTCAG ATCAGTGGAAGCCTCTAAACCTTGAGGAGAAAAAGCGTTATGACCGTGAGTTCCTGCTTGGCTTTCAGTTCATCTTTGCCAGTATGCAGAAGCCAGAGGGATTGCCCCATATCAGTGATGTGGTGTTGGATAAG GCCAATAAAACACCATTGCGGCCACTGGATCCCGCCAGACTTCCAGGCATAAATTGTGGCCCAGACTTCACTCCGTCCTTTGCCAACCTTGGCCGACCAGCCCTTAGCAGCCGTGGGCCCCCGAGGGGTGGGCCAGGTGGGGAGCTGCCCCGAGGGCCG CAGGCTGGTCTGGGACCCCGGCGATCTCAGCAGGGCCCCCGAAAGGAACCACGCAAGATCATTGCCACGGTGTCAATGACTGAAGATATAAAGCTGAACAAAGCAGAGAAGGCCTGGAAACCCAGTAGCAAGCGGACAGTGACTGATAAGgaccgaggggaggaggacacTGATGGCAGCAAAACCCAG gaCCTGTTCCGCAGGGTGCGCTCCATCCTGAATAAGCTGACACCCCAGATGTTCCAGCAGCTTATGAAGCAGGTGACGCAGCTAGCCATCGACACCGAGGAACGCCTCAAAGGGGTCATTGACCTCATCTTCGAGAAGGCCATTTCAGAACCCAACTTCTCTGTGGCCTATGCCAACATGTGCCGCTGCCTCATGGCG CTGAAAGTGCCCACTACAGAAAAGCCAACAGTGACTGTGAACTTCAGAAAACTGTTGTTAAATCGATGTcagaaagagtttgaaaaagacaaagatgatgATGAGGTTTTTGAGAAGAAGCAAAAAGAGATGGATGAAGCTGCCACG GCAGAGGAACGGGGACGCCTGAAGGAAGAGCTGGAAGAGGCTCGAGACATAGCCCGGCGGCGCTCTTTAGGGAATATCAAGTTTATCGGGGAGTTGTTCAAGCTGAAGATGTTAACAGAGGCGATCATGCACGACTGTGTGGTTAAACTACTTAAGAACCATGATGAAGAGTCCCTCGAATGCCTTTGCCGTCTGCTCACCACCATTGGCAAAGACCTGGACTTTGAAAAGGCCAAG CCCCGGATGGATCAGTATTTCAACCAGATGGAAAAAATCATTAAGGAAAAGAAGACTTCATCCCGAATCCGCTTTATGCTGCAAGACGTGCTGGATCTGCGACGG AGCAATTGGGTGCCGCGTCGAGGGGACCAGGGTCCCAAGACGATTGACCAAATCCACAAGGAAGCTGAGATGGAGGAGCATCGGGAGCACATAAAAGTGCAGCAGTTAATGGCCAAGGGCGGCGACAAGCGTCGGGGTGGTCCTCCAGGCCCACCCATCA GCCGTGGCCTTCCACTTGTGGATGATGGTGGCTGGAACACAGTGCCCATCAGCAAGGGCAGCCGCCCTATTGACACCTCACGACTCACTAAGATCACgaag cCTGGCTCCATTGATTCTAACAACCAGCTGTTTGCACCTGGAGGGCGATTGAGCTGGGGCAAGGGTAGCAGTGGAGGCTCAGGAGCCAAGCCCTCCGATGCAG CATCAGAAGCTGCTCGTCCAGCTACTAGTACTTTGAATCGCTTCTCAGCCCTTCAACAAGCAGTACCTACAGAAAGCACAGATAACAGACGTGTGGTACAGAG GAGTAGCTTGAGCCGGGAACGAGGTGAGAAAGCTGGGGACCGGGGAGACCGCCTAGAGCGGAGTGAACGGGGAGGTGACCGTGGTGACCGGCTTGATCGCGCACGGACACCTGCCACCAAGCGGAGCTTCAGCAAGGAAGTGGAGGAGCGGAGTAGAGAGCGGCCCTCTCAGCCTGAGGGACTGCGCAAGGCAGCTAGCCTCACGGAGGATCGGGACCGCGGGCGGGATGCTG TGAAGCGAGAAGCCGCCCTGCCCCCTGCGAGTCCTCCGAAGGCTGCGCTCTCTGAAGAGGAGCTGGAGAAGAAATCCAGGGCCATCATTGAGGAATACCTCCATCTCAATGACATGAAG GAGGCGGTTCAGTGTGTGCAGGAGCTGGCCTCGCCCTCGCTGCTCTTCATCTTTGTGCGGCACGGCATCGAGTCCACACTGGAGCGCAGCGCCATTGCCCGTGAGCACATGGGGCGACTGCTGCACCAGCTGCTCTGTGCCGGGCACCTCTCCACTGCTCAGTACTACCAAGG GCTCTATGAAATCCTGGAATTGGCTGAAGACATGGAAATTGACATCCCTCATGTGTGGCTCTACCTAGCAGAACTGGTAACGCCCATTCTGCATGAAGGTGGGGTGCCCATGGGGGAGCTGTTCAG GGAGATTACAAAACCTCTGAGACCCCTGGGCAAAGCTGCTTCCCTGTTGCTGGAGATCCTGGGGCTCCTATGCAAAAGCATG GGTCCCAAGAAGGTGGGGACGCTGTGGCGAGAGGCTGGACTCAGCTGGAAGGAATTTTTACCTGAAGGCCAGGATGTCGGTGCCTTTGTCACTGCGCAG AAGGTGGAGTATACCTTGGGAGAGGAGTCAGAAGCCCCTGGCCAGAGGTTGCTGTCCTCTGATGAGCTGAGCAAGCAGCTGGAGAAGCTGCTAAAGGAGGGCAGCACTAACCAGCGGGTGTTTGACTGGATAGAG GCCAACGTGAATGAGCAGCAGGTAGCATCCAACACATTAGTTCGAGCTCTCATGACAACGGTCTGCTATTCTGCAATTATCT CTGAGACTCCTCTCCGAGTGGATGTTGCGGTGCTGAAAGCGCGAGCGAAACTGCTACAGAAGTACCTATGTGACGAGCAGAAGGAGCTGCAGGCGCTCTACGCCCTCCAGGCCCTTGTAGTGACCTTAGAACAGCCCCCCA ACCTGCTTCGGATGTTCTTTGATGCGCTGTACGATGAGGACGTGGTGAAGGAGGACGCCTTCTATAGTTGGGAGAGTAGCAAGGACCCCGCTGAACAGCAGGGCAAGGGTGTGGCCCTTAAATCTGTCACAGCTTTCTTCAAGTGGCTTCGTGAGGCCGAGGAGGAGGAGTCTGACCACAACTGA